Proteins found in one Sphingomonas sp. SORGH_AS_0879 genomic segment:
- a CDS encoding metallophosphoesterase family protein: MTIFFTADTHFGDHRTINIQKRPFASVAEMDALLIARWNAVVAPGDVVWHLGDVARRAEDVPDLLARLHGTKHLLRGNNDPEATIMADGWSSTGDYAEIEVDGHRLILCHYPFRSWNGQHRRAINLHGHSHGRLKPMLRQFDVGVDTHDFMPVTLERLLTTPGNVQ, encoded by the coding sequence ATGACGATCTTTTTCACCGCCGATACGCATTTCGGCGATCACCGGACCATCAATATCCAGAAGCGCCCCTTCGCCAGCGTCGCGGAGATGGACGCGCTGTTGATCGCGCGCTGGAACGCGGTCGTTGCGCCGGGGGATGTGGTCTGGCACTTGGGCGATGTCGCGCGCCGTGCGGAAGACGTGCCCGATCTGCTGGCGCGGCTTCACGGCACCAAGCATCTGTTGCGGGGCAATAACGATCCCGAGGCCACGATCATGGCGGACGGCTGGTCCAGCACCGGGGATTATGCCGAAATCGAAGTGGATGGACACAGGCTGATCCTGTGTCATTATCCCTTTCGAAGCTGGAACGGGCAGCACAGGCGGGCGATCAATCTTCATGGACACAGCCATGGTCGCCTGAAGCCGATGCTCCGCCAATTCGATGTCGGCGTCGATACGCATGATTTTATGCCCGTCACGCTCGAACGACTTCTGACAACGCCAGGAAATGTGCAATAG
- a CDS encoding type 1 glutamine amidotransferase, with protein sequence MPHYLIAQSELPEEREARRRRAGKSSGETYAATLGQMRPGAETDIVSPADDDTAMSVERLAHYDAVFLTGSPMHVYDDTPEVRRQLDFMRRVFAAGLPSFGSCAGLQIAVAAAGGRVRKMPERMEAMIARRISATEDGRSHPLLAGRPGSWDAPAIHGDEVLELPPGATLLASNAVTRVQAAEIRFDRGVFWGVQYHPELALREIAVAVAAQAADLVEAGLADHEDEVEARAADLEALHDAPDSRALRWRLGVDGEFAEEGLRRREIANFLTHLPDLRAR encoded by the coding sequence GTGCCCCATTATCTGATAGCCCAGAGCGAATTGCCGGAAGAACGCGAGGCGCGCCGCCGGCGTGCGGGCAAAAGCTCCGGCGAAACCTATGCCGCCACGCTTGGCCAGATGCGGCCGGGTGCGGAGACCGATATCGTCTCCCCGGCGGACGACGACACGGCAATGTCGGTCGAGCGGCTGGCGCATTATGATGCGGTGTTCCTGACCGGCTCGCCCATGCATGTCTATGACGACACGCCCGAGGTCCGGCGGCAGCTCGACTTCATGCGGCGCGTCTTCGCGGCGGGGTTGCCATCCTTCGGCTCCTGCGCCGGCCTCCAGATCGCGGTCGCCGCCGCCGGCGGGCGGGTGCGCAAGATGCCCGAGCGGATGGAAGCGATGATCGCCCGCCGGATCAGCGCGACGGAGGACGGGCGCTCCCATCCCCTGCTGGCAGGGCGACCGGGCAGTTGGGACGCACCCGCGATCCATGGCGACGAAGTGCTGGAGCTACCACCCGGCGCGACCCTGCTGGCCAGCAACGCCGTCACGCGGGTACAGGCCGCGGAAATCCGGTTCGATCGCGGCGTCTTCTGGGGCGTGCAATATCATCCCGAACTGGCGCTACGCGAAATCGCCGTCGCCGTCGCCGCGCAGGCCGCCGATCTGGTCGAGGCGGGTCTGGCCGATCATGAGGATGAGGTGGAGGCACGCGCCGCCGACCTGGAGGCGCTGCACGACGCACCGGACAGCCGCGCGCTACGCTGGCGGCTTGGGGTGGATGGCGAGTTCGCCGAGGAAGGGCTGCGACGACGCGAGATCGCCAATTTCCTCACCCATCTCCCCGATCTTCGCGCGCGCTGA
- the gspD gene encoding type II secretion system secretin GspD → MKKLVLGSVLALALTAGAHGQTTLNVRDADIRAFIADAAKVTGRTFIIDSRVNGKVTVVTDRPLSRSEYFEIFLSTLRSNGLVAVPTSGGAFRVQPVDNAASQPSRIGSAGANRNAYVTEIIRLRAIDANSALETVRPLVSAQGSVTANRAGNSLVVVDFADNIRRIREVVRRIDADNASTRVIALRNAGAREIATALQTLAGGGGGAQGGPAQGATGVSVVAIDSSNSVALRGDPSSVARFAQIALDLDNKAKSGTEIRVVFLQNADAEQLLPVLQQLVGQTPDPVQETTLSRGSFTQTNSQAGSAAGTSIAQRIQPVAQPQAASAPGAGGQNGQQPAISTQGGRTAAVVTRFTGANAIVIAGPADIQRQIGEVIRQLDVRREQVLIEAIVAEVSDQTARRLGAQFLLGSLSGGAFAASTYGNTAPNILQIAGAVGAQTLGGTKTIVTAPDGTRTETNVPNPAFSQLTQSAVQSILGTTGGFAGWGGQVGDTVFGAIINAVKSDTTSNLLQVPHIITLDNQQAHSLVGQEIPVTTGQALSNNFDNAFRTVQRQNVGIQLDVKPQVNAGGSLKLYVRLEVSSIAGPVSSNNSELILNKRAFENVFTPDDGQITVIGGLLDDNERRTIEKIPLLGDIPGLGALFRSKARSRSKTNLMVFIRPTILRTPEDSRRVTEQRYGYLRQLQGYAQPGVEPSIDELVRDYMNAAPPIPHAPMPGNIEDPRIAVPVAKPVEPIKRRD, encoded by the coding sequence ATGAAGAAGCTTGTCCTCGGTTCGGTTCTGGCGCTGGCATTGACCGCAGGGGCGCATGGACAGACCACGCTCAATGTGCGTGATGCCGATATCCGCGCCTTCATCGCCGATGCCGCCAAGGTCACGGGGCGGACCTTCATCATCGACAGCCGGGTCAACGGCAAGGTGACGGTCGTGACCGACCGGCCGCTGTCCAGGTCCGAATATTTCGAGATTTTCCTGTCGACCCTGCGCTCCAACGGGCTGGTCGCGGTGCCGACTTCGGGTGGGGCGTTCCGGGTGCAGCCGGTGGATAACGCCGCGTCGCAGCCCAGCCGGATCGGGTCGGCGGGCGCGAACCGCAACGCCTATGTCACCGAGATCATCCGCCTGCGCGCGATCGACGCCAACAGCGCGCTGGAGACGGTGCGCCCGCTGGTCAGCGCGCAAGGATCGGTGACGGCCAATCGCGCGGGCAACAGCCTGGTCGTGGTGGACTTCGCCGACAATATCCGCCGCATCCGCGAGGTCGTCCGGCGGATCGACGCCGACAATGCCTCGACCCGCGTCATCGCGCTGAGGAATGCGGGCGCGCGCGAGATCGCGACCGCGCTCCAGACGCTGGCGGGCGGCGGTGGCGGTGCACAGGGCGGCCCGGCGCAAGGGGCGACCGGCGTGTCGGTGGTCGCGATCGACAGCTCCAACTCGGTCGCGTTGCGCGGCGATCCGTCGAGCGTGGCGCGCTTCGCCCAGATCGCGCTCGACCTGGACAACAAGGCCAAGAGCGGCACCGAAATCCGCGTCGTCTTCCTGCAAAATGCCGATGCGGAGCAGCTTCTGCCGGTGCTCCAGCAACTGGTCGGCCAGACACCCGATCCGGTGCAGGAAACCACCCTGTCGCGCGGCAGCTTCACCCAGACCAATAGCCAGGCGGGGTCGGCGGCGGGCACCTCGATCGCGCAGCGTATCCAGCCGGTGGCGCAACCCCAGGCCGCGAGCGCCCCCGGTGCGGGTGGCCAGAACGGCCAGCAACCCGCGATCAGCACGCAAGGGGGACGCACGGCGGCGGTCGTCACCCGCTTCACCGGCGCGAACGCCATCGTCATTGCGGGGCCCGCCGATATCCAGCGCCAGATCGGCGAGGTGATCCGCCAACTCGACGTGCGCCGCGAACAGGTGCTGATCGAGGCGATCGTCGCCGAGGTTTCGGACCAGACCGCGCGGCGGCTGGGCGCGCAGTTCCTGCTCGGCAGCCTTTCGGGCGGGGCGTTCGCGGCCTCGACCTATGGCAATACCGCGCCGAACATCCTCCAGATCGCGGGGGCGGTGGGGGCGCAGACCCTCGGCGGCACCAAGACGATCGTCACCGCCCCCGACGGCACGCGGACCGAAACCAATGTCCCCAACCCGGCCTTCAGCCAACTGACCCAGTCGGCGGTCCAGTCGATCCTGGGGACGACCGGCGGCTTTGCAGGCTGGGGCGGGCAGGTCGGCGACACGGTGTTCGGCGCGATCATCAACGCGGTGAAGAGCGACACCACATCGAACCTGCTGCAAGTCCCGCACATCATCACGCTGGACAATCAACAGGCGCACAGCCTGGTGGGTCAGGAAATTCCGGTGACGACCGGACAGGCGCTGTCGAACAATTTCGACAATGCCTTCCGCACCGTGCAGCGCCAGAATGTCGGCATTCAGTTGGACGTGAAGCCGCAGGTCAATGCGGGCGGTTCGCTGAAACTCTATGTCCGGCTGGAGGTGAGTTCGATCGCCGGGCCGGTGTCGAGCAACAACAGCGAGTTGATCCTGAACAAGCGCGCGTTCGAGAATGTCTTCACCCCCGATGACGGCCAGATCACGGTCATCGGCGGCCTGCTGGACGACAACGAACGCCGCACCATCGAGAAGATTCCGCTGCTCGGCGATATTCCCGGCCTGGGCGCGCTGTTCCGGTCCAAGGCGCGCAGCCGGTCGAAGACCAACCTGATGGTCTTCATCCGCCCGACCATCTTGCGCACGCCCGAGGACAGCCGCCGCGTCACCGAACAGCGTTACGGCTATCTCCGCCAGCTTCAAGGCTATGCCCAGCCGGGCGTCGAGCCCTCGATCGACGAACTGGTCCGCGATTACATGAACGCCGCGCCGCCCATCCCGCACGCGCCCATGCCCGGCAATATCGAGGACCCGCGCATCGCGGTCCCCGTCGCCAAGCCGGTCGAGCCGATCAAGCGCCGTGACTGA
- a CDS encoding GH92 family glycosyl hydrolase has translation MLVLAMLSASASAQRATVDDVDPFIGTGGEGHTYPGAVAPFGMVQLSPDTDTQCALRECYAHAAGYRHDDPTIQGFSHTHFSGAGHSDLGDLLVMPVSGDNVPMDPGTVDKPGYRSPFRHETEEARPGYYAVTLDGPGVRAEMTAATRAGVHRYRFPTGKAAHLVIDLRSSLYDYPGKILWSGLRLRPDGTLTGFRETRGWAPGRKFFFAMRFSAPLTGHALVNREADVTYKGFQGPGRGSDAVAERLGRALMARLDFGTLDTPLEVKVAISGVDEAGAIANLDSEPGGFDAIRDRTRAAWSQALGAVALEGAAPMRRMVATALYHSLLAPSVWSDGDGRYRGPDDQVHRAEGFTFRSTFSLWDTFRAQHPLLTLIQPEQVNAEIVRSLIASREASPDGILPVWQFHGRETWTMIGYHAVPVIADAYMKGIRGFDANAALDAMVASARYAPYGGLGEYMKRGYVPIDREPEAASKTVEYAYDDWAIARMAAAMGRGDIAADFAKRAGNWRNSFDAKAGFLRARKADGSWRVPFDPTAINYGSDYTEGNAWQYSWFVPQDQAGLFRTMGNDKAVVAKLDRMFDYDNSKLDYSHAEDIAGLIGQYIHGNEPSHHVAYLYSYAGQPWRTQERLKQIVDSQYKPTPDGLSGNDDLGQMSAWLAFTALGFYPVTPGTNQYVIGRPFLNRAVLNLPNGKRFTITAEGLSDAHRYVGSVRLNGKALTRGFIRHEEIMAGGTLAFEMAARPNRAWAVASKDRPYSMSR, from the coding sequence ATGTTGGTCCTGGCGATGCTCTCCGCCAGCGCCTCGGCACAGCGGGCGACGGTCGACGATGTCGATCCGTTCATCGGCACGGGTGGCGAGGGGCACACCTATCCCGGCGCGGTGGCGCCCTTCGGCATGGTCCAACTGTCGCCCGATACCGATACCCAGTGTGCGCTGCGCGAATGCTACGCCCATGCCGCGGGGTATCGCCATGACGACCCGACGATCCAGGGGTTCAGCCACACCCATTTCTCGGGCGCGGGGCATTCGGACCTGGGCGACCTGCTGGTCATGCCGGTGTCGGGCGACAACGTGCCGATGGACCCCGGCACGGTCGACAAGCCCGGCTATCGCTCCCCCTTCCGGCACGAGACGGAGGAGGCGCGGCCCGGCTATTATGCGGTGACGCTGGACGGGCCGGGTGTCCGTGCGGAGATGACCGCCGCGACGCGGGCGGGGGTGCATCGCTATCGCTTCCCCACGGGCAAGGCCGCGCATCTCGTCATCGATCTCCGGTCGTCGCTCTATGATTATCCGGGCAAGATCCTGTGGTCCGGGCTGCGGCTTCGTCCCGACGGCACGTTGACCGGGTTTCGCGAGACCCGGGGTTGGGCGCCGGGGCGCAAATTCTTCTTCGCGATGCGCTTTTCCGCGCCGCTGACCGGCCATGCGCTGGTCAATCGCGAGGCCGACGTGACCTATAAGGGCTTTCAGGGGCCGGGACGGGGCAGCGATGCGGTGGCGGAGCGGCTGGGCCGCGCGCTGATGGCGCGGCTCGACTTCGGTACGCTCGACACGCCGCTGGAAGTGAAGGTCGCGATCTCGGGCGTGGACGAGGCGGGGGCGATCGCCAATCTCGACAGCGAGCCGGGCGGCTTCGATGCGATCCGCGACCGGACCCGCGCCGCCTGGAGCCAGGCGCTGGGCGCGGTCGCGTTGGAGGGCGCCGCGCCGATGCGCCGCATGGTCGCCACCGCACTCTATCACAGCTTGCTCGCTCCCAGCGTCTGGAGCGACGGCGACGGTCGCTATCGCGGGCCCGACGACCAGGTGCACCGGGCGGAGGGTTTCACCTTCCGCTCGACCTTCTCGCTCTGGGATACGTTCCGCGCCCAGCATCCGCTGCTGACCCTGATCCAGCCGGAACAGGTCAATGCCGAGATCGTCCGCTCGCTGATCGCCAGTCGGGAGGCCAGCCCCGATGGCATATTGCCGGTGTGGCAGTTCCATGGGCGCGAGACCTGGACGATGATCGGCTATCACGCGGTCCCCGTCATCGCCGATGCCTATATGAAGGGCATTCGTGGGTTCGATGCGAATGCCGCGCTGGACGCGATGGTCGCGAGCGCGCGCTATGCGCCCTATGGCGGCCTGGGCGAGTATATGAAGCGCGGCTATGTCCCGATCGACCGAGAGCCGGAGGCGGCGTCCAAGACGGTCGAATATGCCTATGACGACTGGGCGATCGCGCGCATGGCGGCGGCGATGGGGCGGGGCGATATCGCCGCCGACTTCGCGAAGCGCGCGGGCAACTGGCGCAACAGCTTCGATGCGAAGGCGGGTTTCCTGCGCGCGCGCAAGGCCGATGGAAGCTGGCGTGTGCCGTTCGATCCGACCGCGATCAACTATGGCTCCGATTATACCGAGGGCAATGCCTGGCAATATAGCTGGTTCGTGCCGCAGGATCAGGCGGGGCTGTTCCGGACGATGGGCAACGACAAGGCGGTGGTCGCCAAGCTCGACCGGATGTTCGACTATGACAACAGCAAGCTCGACTATAGCCATGCCGAGGATATCGCCGGGCTGATCGGCCAATATATCCATGGCAACGAACCCAGCCACCATGTCGCCTATCTGTACAGCTATGCCGGGCAGCCATGGCGGACGCAGGAACGGCTGAAGCAGATCGTCGACAGCCAGTATAAGCCGACGCCGGACGGGCTGTCGGGCAATGACGATCTGGGGCAGATGTCGGCCTGGCTGGCATTCACGGCGCTGGGTTTTTATCCGGTCACGCCGGGGACGAACCAATATGTGATCGGTCGTCCCTTTCTGAACCGCGCCGTGCTGAACCTGCCCAACGGCAAGCGCTTCACGATCACGGCGGAGGGCTTGAGCGATGCCCATCGCTATGTCGGATCGGTGCGGTTGAACGGAAAGGCGCTGACGCGTGGGTTCATCCGGCATGAGGAGATCATGGCGGGTGGGACACTGGCGTTCGAAATGGCGGCGCGGCCCAATCGGGCCTGGGCGGTGGCGTCGAAGGATCGGCCTTATTCGATGAGCCGGTGA
- a CDS encoding type II secretion system protein N — translation MRLRLDTRGRRLLRRLPVVNVYSVAELAMMAVLAVQGARLLWVIVTPISPLGEWRPVASVVAGSPGAILDGFDPFFRLQGQQASSSAVTTLQLTLFGTRIDEASGRGSAIVAGPDGVQRSVSVGEEIQPGVTLKAVAFDHVTIDRGGRAEDLYLDQSDAPPAGASAAEAPSVQLPGSVPPAGGVAMAQLRSDIGFIPRLDGGRVSGLVVRPMGSGAAFRAAGLREGDIVTALAGRPVTGPGDLDRLAADFAQGGSLSITVERGDQTLPLSLQIAAPRP, via the coding sequence ATGCGGTTGAGGCTCGACACGCGCGGACGCCGATTGTTGCGGCGTCTGCCGGTCGTGAATGTCTATTCGGTCGCCGAACTGGCGATGATGGCGGTGCTCGCCGTGCAGGGGGCGCGGCTGCTCTGGGTGATCGTCACGCCGATCTCGCCCCTGGGCGAGTGGCGTCCCGTCGCGTCCGTCGTCGCCGGATCGCCGGGTGCGATCCTCGACGGCTTCGACCCCTTTTTCCGCTTGCAGGGACAGCAGGCGTCGTCCTCCGCGGTCACGACGCTGCAACTCACCCTGTTCGGGACGCGGATCGATGAGGCATCGGGGCGCGGTTCGGCGATCGTCGCGGGGCCGGACGGCGTCCAGCGCTCGGTATCGGTCGGCGAGGAGATCCAGCCGGGCGTCACGCTGAAGGCCGTGGCGTTCGACCATGTCACCATCGATCGCGGCGGTCGCGCTGAGGACCTGTATCTCGACCAGTCGGACGCGCCGCCCGCTGGTGCTTCGGCGGCGGAGGCGCCTTCCGTGCAACTGCCCGGATCGGTCCCCCCGGCGGGCGGCGTCGCGATGGCGCAGTTGCGCAGCGATATCGGTTTCATTCCCCGGCTCGACGGCGGGCGCGTCTCGGGACTGGTCGTCCGGCCGATGGGGTCGGGCGCGGCGTTCCGGGCGGCGGGCTTGCGCGAGGGCGATATCGTCACCGCGCTGGCTGGCCGTCCCGTCACGGGGCCCGGCGATCTCGACCGTCTGGCGGCGGATTTCGCCCAGGGCGGTTCTCTCTCCATCACGGTCGAGCGGGGCGATCAGACGCTGCCGCTCTCCCTCCAGATTGCGGCACCACGGCCATGA
- a CDS encoding spore photoproduct lyase family protein codes for MLVTRSAMTFAHGRAIVQRAEARGVEIVALPGDRLALDLPDDPRRAYAAAKSTLAVVVAPPSKRRLQPIAPSADWRVDLAEGCPAHCTYCYLAGSLKGPPITRVYANLDEILDGLPAYLGQGTITSRNRDRVHEGTTFEASCYTDPLALEPITGSLSAAIARFGGWEAPVQLRFTTKFADVGPLLGIDHQRRTRMRASINPRLFARFEGGTAPVAERLAALRRMAMAGYPVGLTIAPIIAAEGWRQAYGELLADAGAALRGVPGLDLTIELITHRFTSGSKAVLDSWYPGSSLDMGGTNRVTKRTKFGTEKQVYDVATMRDLRRFFEEGIASALPSARILYWT; via the coding sequence TTGCTGGTCACGCGGTCGGCGATGACCTTCGCGCATGGCCGCGCCATCGTCCAACGGGCCGAGGCGCGGGGTGTCGAGATCGTGGCGCTGCCCGGCGACCGGCTGGCGCTCGACCTGCCCGACGATCCGCGCCGCGCCTATGCGGCGGCCAAGTCGACGCTCGCGGTCGTGGTCGCGCCCCCGTCGAAACGCCGGTTGCAGCCCATCGCCCCCAGCGCCGACTGGCGGGTCGATCTGGCGGAAGGCTGTCCGGCGCATTGCACTTATTGCTATCTGGCCGGGTCGCTGAAGGGCCCGCCGATCACGCGGGTCTATGCCAATCTCGACGAGATACTGGACGGGCTTCCCGCCTATCTGGGGCAGGGGACGATCACCTCGCGCAATCGCGACCGGGTGCATGAGGGGACGACGTTCGAGGCGTCCTGCTACACCGATCCGCTGGCGCTGGAGCCGATCACCGGATCGCTCTCCGCTGCCATCGCCCGGTTCGGTGGCTGGGAGGCGCCGGTGCAGCTTCGTTTCACCACCAAATTCGCGGATGTCGGCCCCTTGCTGGGGATCGATCACCAGCGGCGGACCCGTATGCGCGCCTCGATCAACCCGCGCCTGTTCGCACGGTTCGAGGGCGGGACCGCGCCGGTCGCCGAGCGGCTGGCGGCGCTGCGGCGGATGGCGATGGCGGGATATCCCGTCGGCCTGACCATCGCGCCGATCATCGCGGCGGAGGGCTGGCGGCAGGCTTATGGCGAGTTGCTCGCCGATGCGGGGGCGGCGCTTCGGGGCGTGCCGGGGCTCGACCTGACGATCGAACTCATCACCCATCGCTTCACATCGGGGTCGAAGGCGGTGCTGGACAGCTGGTATCCCGGCTCGTCGCTCGACATGGGGGGCACCAACCGCGTCACCAAGCGGACCAAGTTCGGCACCGAGAAGCAGGTCTATGACGTGGCGACGATGCGCGACTTGCGCCGCTTTTTCGAGGAGGGGATCGCATCGGCCCTGCCGTCCGCACGCATCCTGTATTGGACATGA
- a CDS encoding DUF4440 domain-containing protein, with product MEDERLWSFEESLWTEGPDNYREKVDPEVVMVLPRPPFVLAGSAAIDAVADTPVWGRAELTERQVSRPQEGLIVIGYHLAASRGDEEYQAHCTSVIRRLEHEVWRVVQHQQTPLLAKALTRD from the coding sequence ATGGAAGACGAACGCCTTTGGAGCTTCGAGGAAAGCCTCTGGACGGAGGGACCCGACAATTACCGGGAAAAGGTCGATCCCGAAGTGGTCATGGTGCTGCCGCGCCCGCCCTTCGTCCTGGCCGGTAGCGCCGCGATCGACGCGGTGGCCGATACCCCCGTCTGGGGCCGTGCCGAATTGACCGAACGTCAGGTGTCCCGCCCGCAGGAGGGGCTGATCGTCATCGGCTATCATCTCGCAGCCAGCCGCGGCGACGAAGAATATCAGGCGCATTGCACCTCCGTCATCCGTCGCCTGGAACATGAGGTGTGGCGCGTCGTCCAGCATCAGCAGACACCGTTGCTGGCCAAGGCGCTGACCAGGGATTGA
- a CDS encoding TonB-dependent receptor domain-containing protein — translation MQRRLAYASLLLLTSQLVAPALLAQTAGAPAQTSTTATSPDGQATPQSQTPTGQDGQSADEPVEISAPGVDASASNEIVVVGRNIPNTIRATPQIVSVLSAADIARTGEGDIAGALTRVTGLSVVGGGFVYVRGLGDRYSSSLLNGSPLPSPEPLRRSVPLDIFPTTIVGSALVQKTYSVNYPGEFGGGVINLTTKAIPAKNFISGGVTLAADDATTSELGYTYRGGGADWIGFDDGTRGVPQFVRDVQAGKGSGIVPAAQVAQLSNASTTLLQRNNQLPANWSGELSAGSVFDIGSDRLGVISSLSLSNTFRTRSAIQQDSVSPDGTIRNDFRTLLTDNRIVANALVGLGYEFGDNTVRWTNVYIHDTLKQGRGSAAEVYNNASGLRFQQNTNWFERQLIESQLVGEFKLTDALKFDARGAFANSKRNAPYERQFDYLCSARTTTGLPISYDGANGAGGFQCNGAYQVTQRFTPFASIIFSELNENLWTGQADLSYKIDSDRPITLSTGYFYQGTDRYSSRIQFNYQTSDGAGTAPGFPYNLYRPDYLLSPDVINNACPLRGQGACTLQLQFSTQAGAYAYDAKLNVHAGYAQAEAEVMDGLRAVAGVRYETAVETVTPVQSATTRLKNDYFLPAGTLTWNFAADMQLRASGAKTISRPQFRELAPQQFRDPDSDRLFFGNPNLRDSELWNLEARYEWFYARDQRFTLAGFYKRIKNPIEQVGFYTGADDRLQTGFTYLPSAKLYGAEVELQKYAPLAGLGGDFFATRRLVAIANYTYTKSQINADATCVPNPAAAAGSPGLAGCASGFGPARLLFRDGASLTGQSDHLVNLQLGVEDTAALSQVTLLFNYASNRVTNRGPSNLSGTGFQPDIVEVPGIRLDLVARQGFELMGGKFELKAEARNLTRTRYNERQDFGNGRFVYLNRYNLGRVFSLGISTTF, via the coding sequence ATGCAGCGACGCCTCGCTTATGCCTCCCTCCTTCTGCTGACCTCGCAACTCGTCGCGCCTGCCTTGCTCGCGCAGACGGCGGGTGCCCCGGCACAGACCAGCACCACCGCGACCAGCCCCGACGGGCAGGCCACTCCGCAGAGCCAGACCCCGACCGGCCAGGACGGCCAGTCGGCGGACGAGCCGGTCGAAATCTCCGCCCCCGGCGTCGACGCCTCGGCCAGCAACGAGATCGTGGTGGTCGGCCGCAATATCCCCAACACGATCCGCGCCACGCCGCAGATCGTCTCGGTCCTGTCCGCCGCCGATATCGCGCGCACGGGCGAGGGCGATATCGCGGGCGCGCTGACCCGAGTCACCGGCCTGTCGGTCGTGGGCGGCGGCTTCGTCTATGTCCGGGGCCTGGGCGACCGCTACTCCTCGTCGCTGCTCAACGGCTCGCCCTTGCCCAGTCCCGAGCCGCTGCGCCGCTCGGTCCCGCTCGACATCTTCCCGACCACCATCGTCGGCTCGGCGCTGGTGCAGAAGACCTATTCGGTCAATTATCCGGGCGAGTTCGGCGGCGGCGTCATCAACCTGACGACCAAGGCGATCCCGGCGAAGAACTTCATCTCGGGCGGCGTGACCCTGGCGGCGGACGATGCGACGACCAGCGAATTGGGCTATACCTATCGCGGCGGCGGTGCCGACTGGATCGGTTTCGACGACGGCACGCGCGGCGTGCCGCAGTTCGTGCGCGACGTGCAGGCGGGCAAGGGGTCGGGCATCGTTCCGGCGGCGCAGGTGGCGCAGTTGTCCAATGCCTCGACCACCTTGCTCCAGCGCAACAACCAGCTTCCCGCCAACTGGTCGGGCGAGCTATCCGCAGGCTCGGTGTTCGACATCGGCAGCGACCGTCTGGGCGTGATCTCGTCGCTCAGCCTGTCCAACACCTTCCGGACCCGCTCGGCGATCCAGCAGGATTCGGTGTCGCCCGACGGCACGATCCGCAACGATTTCCGCACGCTGCTGACCGACAACCGCATCGTCGCCAATGCGCTGGTGGGTTTGGGCTATGAGTTCGGCGACAACACGGTGCGCTGGACCAATGTCTATATTCACGACACGCTGAAGCAGGGGCGCGGATCGGCGGCGGAGGTCTATAACAACGCCAGCGGGCTTCGTTTCCAGCAGAACACCAACTGGTTCGAGCGCCAGCTGATCGAAAGCCAGTTGGTCGGTGAGTTCAAGCTGACCGACGCGTTGAAGTTCGACGCGCGCGGCGCCTTCGCCAATTCGAAGCGTAATGCGCCCTATGAACGCCAGTTCGACTATCTCTGCTCCGCGCGCACGACGACGGGCCTGCCGATCAGCTATGACGGCGCGAACGGTGCGGGTGGGTTCCAGTGCAACGGCGCGTATCAGGTGACGCAGCGCTTCACCCCCTTCGCCTCGATCATCTTCTCGGAGTTGAACGAGAATCTGTGGACCGGCCAGGCCGATCTTTCCTACAAGATCGACAGCGATCGTCCGATCACGCTGAGCACGGGCTATTTCTACCAAGGCACGGACCGCTATTCGAGCCGTATCCAGTTCAATTACCAGACCAGCGACGGTGCGGGCACCGCGCCGGGCTTCCCGTACAATCTCTATCGCCCCGACTATCTGCTCAGCCCGGACGTCATCAACAATGCCTGCCCCTTGCGCGGGCAGGGGGCGTGTACGCTCCAGCTGCAATTCTCGACCCAGGCGGGCGCCTATGCGTACGACGCCAAGCTGAACGTCCATGCCGGTTATGCCCAGGCCGAGGCAGAGGTGATGGACGGGCTGCGTGCGGTGGCGGGTGTCCGCTACGAAACCGCGGTCGAGACGGTGACCCCGGTGCAGAGCGCCACGACGCGGTTGAAGAATGATTATTTCCTCCCCGCCGGTACGTTGACCTGGAACTTCGCCGCCGACATGCAATTGCGCGCGAGCGGGGCCAAGACCATCTCGCGCCCGCAATTCCGCGAACTCGCGCCGCAGCAGTTCCGCGATCCCGACTCGGACCGCCTGTTCTTCGGCAACCCCAATCTGCGCGACAGCGAGTTGTGGAATCTCGAGGCGCGCTACGAATGGTTCTACGCGCGCGACCAGCGCTTCACGCTGGCGGGCTTCTACAAGCGTATCAAGAACCCGATCGAGCAGGTCGGCTTCTACACCGGCGCGGATGACCGGTTGCAGACGGGCTTCACCTATCTGCCCTCCGCCAAGCTGTACGGCGCGGAAGTCGAGTTGCAGAAGTACGCGCCGCTGGCGGGCCTGGGCGGGGACTTCTTCGCCACGCGCCGCCTGGTCGCGATCGCGAACTACACCTATACCAAGTCGCAGATCAACGCGGACGCGACCTGCGTGCCCAATCCGGCGGCGGCGGCGGGTTCGCCCGGGCTGGCGGGCTGTGCTTCGGGCTTCGGCCCGGCGCGGCTGCTGTTCCGCGACGGCGCGTCGCTGACCGGCCAGTCGGACCATCTGGTCAACCTGCAACTGGGTGTCGAGGATACCGCAGCCCTGTCGCAGGTCACCCTGCTGTTCAACTATGCCAGCAACCGCGTGACCAATCGCGGGCCGTCCAACCTGTCGGGCACCGGCTTCCAGCCGGACATCGTCGAGGTTCCGGGCATCCGCCTAGACCTCGTGGCGCGTCAGGGTTTCGAGTTGATGGGCGGCAAGTTCGAGCTGAAGGCCGAGGCCCGCAACCTGACCCGCACGCGCTACAACGAGCGGCAGGATTTCGGGAATGGGCGGTTCGTCTATCTGAACCGCTATAATCTGGGCCGGGTGTTCTCGCTGGGGATCAGCACGACCTTCTGA